A region of Panicum virgatum strain AP13 chromosome 8N, P.virgatum_v5, whole genome shotgun sequence DNA encodes the following proteins:
- the LOC120684824 gene encoding uncharacterized protein LOC120684824 yields the protein MQQTQQKWTRPLDDKSKNIRRSRPAAGPPFHGSAALHPRHTGFGAAVCSSAVEVASAAPQVWGRTGGRRLVFDPAPVAPAHGSATVRPHPSPSRACGDPSLSNPSAAQGGYGEATRLAGRPVRTCHPSTGHGLRCLWAMISSLPQLLDVRSPEANHAGRRRPPFLFRHATKIQMRPRIFVYAEPFFGCKGTSYV from the exons ATGCAGCAAACTCAACAGAAGTGGACCCGGCCATTAGATG ACAAATCAAAAAATATCCGCCGctcccggccggccgccggccctccATTCCACGGATCCGCTGCCCTCCACCCACGACACACTGGATTTGGGGCCGCCGTCTGTTCCTCCGCCGTCGAAGTCGCCAGCGCCGCTCCTCAAGTTTGGGGCCggaccggtggccggcggctagTGTTCGACCCCGCGCCCGTCGCGCCAGCCCACGGATCAgccaccgtccgcccccatCCTTCTCCTTCCCGGGCGTGCGGCGATCCGTCGCTGTCGAATCCCTCCGCGGCGCAAG GAGGTTACGGCGAGGCCACTCGCCTCGCCGGTCGGCCCGTGAGGACATGCCACCCTTCAACCGGCCATGGGCTCCGGTGCCTATGGGCGATGATATCTTCGCTTCCTCAGCTTCTGGATGTAAGATCACCCGAAGCCAACCACGCTGGGAGGCGCCGTCCCCCGTTCTTGTTCCGTCATGCAACGAAGATTCAAATGCGTCCGAGGATATTTGTGTATGCGGAACCATTTTTTGGTTGCAAAGGAACAAGTTATGTATGA
- the LOC120686606 gene encoding putative receptor-like protein kinase At4g00960, whose protein sequence is MTTETRTLLSTLPKNIPASFLKQITNDFSPKQELGKGEFGTVYKGILEDGEVIAVKKLVENPPMGHEKTFSNEVGNLMAVQHENIVKLVGFCHESQKRLVPHNGRYIIVDITEVLLCYEYLPKGSLDKYLFDEPNRMDWDTRFKIVKGICKGLHFLHKEMDQPVVHMDLKPENILLDDNMVPKIADFGLSRLFGQEQTRMHTQNVVGSLGYMAPEYLYRGEISAQSDIYSLGLLIIQISTGEKNIPDAEDNCGKKFIEKVRKNWTDHHITSMYASFDADRLQQIEMCIEIGLQCVEHERKKRPSIVDIVDKLNGKHSI, encoded by the exons ATGACCACTGAAACCAGAACTCTTCTAAGTACATTGCCCAAGAATATACCAGCAAGCTTTCTCAAGCAAATCACAAATGATTTCTCTCCCAAGCAAGAACTTGGTAAAGGTGAATTTGGAACAGTCTACAAG GGAATCCTGGAGGATGGGGAAGTGATTGCTGTCAAGAAGCTTGTGGAAAACCCTCCTATGGGACATGAGAAAACATTTAGTAATGAGGTCGGAAATCTTATGGCAGTTCAGCATGAAAATATAGTGAAGTTGGTTGGCTTCTGCCATGAATCACAGAAGAGGTTGGTGCCGCACAATGGAAGATACATAATTGTAGATATAACTGAAGTTTTACTCTGCTATGAGTATCTACCTAAGGGAAGCCTTGATAAGTATCTATTTG ATGAACCTAATAGAATGGACTGGGACACGCGGTTCAAAATAGTTAAAGGAATCTGCAAAGGTTTACATTTCCTACATAAGGAAATGGATCAGCCTGTTGTTCATATGGATCTTAAACCTGAAAATATTTTGTTGGATGATAACATGGTCCCCAAAATTGCGGATTTTGGACTTTCAAGGCTATTCGGTCAAGAGCAGACCCGGATGCACACTCAAAATGTTGTGGGATCATT AGGATACATGGCTCCAGAGTATTTATACAGAGGTGAAATCTCTGCCCAGTCAGACATATATAGTCTAGGTCTACTAATCATTCAGATCAGCACCGGAGAAAAGAATATACCCGATGCTGAAGACAACTGTGGAAAGAAATTTATTGAGAAA GTACGCAAAAACTGGACAGATCACCACATAACATCTATGTATGCATCGTTCGATGCAGATCGCCTTCAGCAAATTGAAATGTGTATTGAAATTGGGCTACAATGTGTGGAACATGAACGCAAGAAGAGACCTTCAATAGTGGATATTGTAGACAAGCTCAATGGAAAGCACTCAATCTAA
- the LOC120684576 gene encoding disease resistance protein PIK6-NP-like produces MADLVLGVAKSLVEGTLTKAQSAIDEESKLRQSAQRDLVFIAGEFQMMQSFLRVTTEEQVRNNVVSITWVIQVRDLAYDVEDCIEFVIHLDTKSDWWCRLIPSFMRRALPLDVAVNMIDQLKARVHDVSQRNERYKLISDPGPKPVMEVRQLGISGASGVLATARDTAWKQREWENFVKLIIKKDSKLQVISLWVSEGNLGNASTIWKAYNHPKIHRKFKCRAWVKVEHPFQPNEFIRTLLGQFYTNSCEEQQGAILDNGVLTPVPDDHLFHKFSELVKKQTYLIVLEGVSTKEDWDTIQQYLPHSSNGSRIVVSTQNFAVASFCTEYPYFQQFSADQSFCVFFRERENPLVGRMSEVNQLSAYLAKARLNALQVMSVWGIAGAGKSALVRTLYHNKMSQCSEYTKYIWVDVYYPFNLIDFCKSLLMQFHSHSLETNEDPVKQCHGLLKDHRCLLVIDNLQSTEEWDLIHDALAFRSSGSAIVVITNEERIALHCADRKDLVFNVKALEIGAAIELFKEEIEGSQYLHAGDIEKDLVLQQLISKSGGLPKVIVAIADYLAHIFDWIKRANLLNDQFITTMETRQDFAGLQDLFGWIYSYFRSCPDFLKPCIFYLSIFPKSEIIRRRRLVMRWVAEGYSKDKESDSAEENAEELFKKIMELSMIQPPQRTMSTNRRMVWCQVSAFFHEYIISRPKEENVTFALEVFALKGCCRQTTGRTGRHLIIEESWERDRIVFESIDLSRLRSLTVFGGWESFFISESMKVLRVLDLENASGVTDKDLRKMLKVLRRLKFLSLRGCSKISNLPSSVDNLRQLQILDIRYTSIVTMPASITKLEKLQYIRAGTITPPVDCKGLQLVGVKVASGVKKLTLLHTLGIVNVSAARGKAILKELRNVTQLRKLGVSGISKKNSKEFCSAISGHSHLESLSVSLSKDNQDCLDGMSAGTTSETFRPPRKLQSLKLYGPVKQLPIWIKQLSNLRKLNLEMDVLSEDGIGVLGGLQELCILRLLMNPVHDGEVKFCVMKAGVEERCYKEIKVLEIASRSKLNLIIGAEAMENLELLKAGCCNTGQLPQFGALKHLKKLKEVQVIGYHDEEQKKNLENQFADHPSKPALTLREVNPLSQASTAANYERCSFPFTPTSSSSPAI; encoded by the exons ATGGCGGACCTAGTGCTTGGGGTAGCGAAGTCGCTGGTGGAGGGGACCCTGACCAAGGCTCAGTCGGCCATTGATGAGGAGTCAAAGCTGCGGCAGAGTGCACAGCGTGACCTGGTGTTCATTGCTGGAGAGTTTCAGATGATGCAGTCCTTCCTAAGGGTCACCACCGAAGAGCAAGTCAGGAACAATGTTGTGAGCATCACATGGGTGATTCAGGTCCGTGACCTTGCCTACGATGTAGAAGACTGCATCGAGTTCGTCATCCATCTGGACACAAAGTCCGACTGGTGGTGCCGCTTGATCCCATCATTCATGCGGCGGGCGCTACCCCTGGATGTGGCCGTCAACATGATAGATCAGTTGAAGGCAAGAGTCCATGATGTGAGCCAAAGGAACGAGCGCTACAAACTTATCAGCGACCCTGGTCCCAAGCCTGTCATGGAAGTGAGGCAATTGGGTATCTCTGGTGCCTCTGGCGTGCTCGCCACAGCAAGGGACACTGCATGGAAGCAACGAGAATGGGAAAACTTCGTCAAGCTGATCATTAAGAAGGACAGCAAGCTTCAGGTGATCTCTCTGTGGGTGTCAGAGGGAAATCTTGGGAATGCGTCCACCATCTGGAAGGCCTACAACCACCCAAAAATCCACAGAAAATTCAAATGTCGTGCTTGGGTAAAGGTTGAGCATCCTTTCCAACCAAATGAGTTCATCAGGACCTTGCTGGGTCAATTCTATACAAACTCATGTGAGGAACAGCAAGGAGCAATCCTTGATAATGGTGTACTGACACCAGTGCCGGACGACCATCTGTTTCACAAGTTCTCAGAGCTTGTGAAAAAACAGACATACCTCATTGTCTTGGAAGGTGTGTCCACCAAGGAAGACTGGGACACCATTCAACAGTACCTTCCACACAGTAGCAATGGGAGTCGCATTGTCGTGTCCACACAGAATTTTGCGGTGGCCAGCTTCTGCACAGAATATCCATACTTCCAGCAGTTCTCAGCTGATCAGTCATTTTGTGTTTTCTTCAGGGAGAGGGAG AATCCCCTTGTTGGGCGCATGTCCGAAGTAAATCAACTTTCTGCATATCTAGCTAAAGCACGTTTGAATGCTTTGCAAGTGATGTCTGTGTGGGGGATAGCTGGTGCTGGGAAATCTGCTCTTGTTAGAACTTTGTACCACAACAAGATGAGTCAGTGTAGCGAATATACAAAGTATATCTGGGTGGATGTATACTACCCGTTTAATTTAATTGACTTCTGTAAGAGCCTACTTATGCAATTCCATTCACATtctcttgagacaaatgaagaCCCTGTCAAACAGTGTCACGGCCTTCTAAAAGATCACCGATGCCTTCTGGTTATTGATAATCTGCAGTCCACAGAAGAATGGGACTTGATACATGATGCATTGGCATTTAGATCTTCTGGAAGTGCTATAGTTGTTATTACCAATGAAGAAAGAATTGCGTTACACTGTGCAGATAGAAAAGATCTTGTGTTTAACGTCAAGGCTCTGGAAATTGGGGCAGCCATTGAACTCTTCAAGGAGGAG ATAGAAGGGAGTCAATATTTGCATGCAGGGGATATTGAAAAGGACTTGGTGCTCCAACAACTTATTTCAAAGAGTGGTGGGCTTCCAAAAGTAATCGTTGCTATAGCTGACTATTTGGCCCACATATTTGACTGGATAAAAAGAGCCAACCTTTTGAATGATCAGTTTATAACTACCATGGAGACTAGGCAAGATTTTGCTGGTTTACAAGATCTGTTTGGCTGGATATATTCCTACTTTCGTTCTTGCCCAGATTTCCTGAAGCCTTGTATCTTTTATCTATCAATCTTCCCTAAATCTGAGATCATTCGGCGCCGGCGTTTGGTGATGAGGTGGGTTGCAGAAGGTTACTCCAAGGACAAGGAGAGTGATAGCGCAGAGGAGAATGCAGAGGAACTCTTCAAGAAGATCATGGAGCTGAGCATGATCCAGCCACCACAGCGGACAATGAGCACAAACAGGAGAATGGTTTGGTGCCAAGTCAGTGCTTTTTTCCACGAGTATATCAtctcaagaccaaaagaagagAACGTTACCTTTGCGCTGGAGGTCTTTGCACTGAAGGGATGTTGCCGCCAAACCACCGGGCGCACAGGACGACACCTTATCATAGAGGAAAGCTGGGAGCGAGACCGGATTGTGTTCGAGAGCATTGACTTGTCTCGGCTACGTTCCCTCACTGTGTTTGGTGGCTGGGAATCGTTCTTCATTTCTGAAAGTATGAAAGTGCTTCGGGTGCTTGATCTGGAGAATGCATCAGGCGTGACAGATAAAGACCTCCGAAAGATGCTCAAGGTTCTGCGACGCCTCAAGTTCCTTTCACTCAGAGGATGCAGTAAGATCAGCAATCTGCCGAGTTCAGTGGATAACCTAAGGCAGCTCCAAATTCTTGATATCAGGTACACCTCCATTGTCACCATGCCAGCATCCATTACCAAGCTAGAGAAGCTACAGTACATCCGTGCAGGCACTATCACTCCACCTGTGGATTGCAAAGGTCTTCAGCTAGTTGGCGTCAAGGTGGCATCAGGTGTTAAAAAACTGACTCTATTGCATACACTTGGAATTGTAAATGTCAGTGCTGCTAGGGGGAAGGCCATCCTAAAAGAACTCAGGAATGTCACTCAATTGCGCAAGCTTGGTGTGTCTGGGATCAGCAAGAAAAACAGCAAGGAGTTCTGTTCTGCCATCTCAGGGCACTCCCATCTAGAATCCTTGTCAGTGTCCCTTAGCAAGGATAACCAAGATTGTTTGGATGGCATGTCCGCTGGGACCACCAGTGAAACTTTTAGGCCTCCAAGGAAACTTCAGAGCCTTAAGCTATATGGGCCTGTAAAACAATTGCCTATTTGGATCAAGCAGCTTTCTAATCTGAGAAAGCTAAATCTGGAGATGGATGTATTATCAGAAGATGGCATAGGAGTCCTTGGGGGTCTACAAGAACTATGTATTCTACGCCTTCTTATGAACCCAGTTCATGATGGTGAGGTCAAATTCTGTGTGATGAAGGCTGGGGTAGAGGAGCGCTGTTATAAGGAGATAAAAGTCCTTGAGATTGCTAGCAGATCCAAGTTAAATTTAATTATTGGAGCAGAAGCAATGGAAAATCTCGAGCTGCTCAAGGCTGGCTGTTGTAATACTGGACAGCTGCCACAATTTGGTGCGCTAAAGCATCTCAAGAAACTGAAGGAAGTCCAGGTTATTGGCTACCATGATGAAGAACAGAAGAAAAATTTGGAGAACCAATTTGCCGACCATCCAAGCAAACCTGCTTTGACATTAAGAGAAGTCAACCCATTGTCGCAGGCTTCAACTGCAGCAAACTACGAGCGATGTTCATTTCCCTTTACCCCTACATCATCATCCAGTCCGGCAATATGA